The sequence CGGCGGCGCGGTAATCGCCGCTGTAGCGCATGGCGAATGTCAGGATGTGCGTGGGGATCCAGAACAGGACCGCCAGGGCGAACAAGATTCCGACGCCGTCGACTGCGCCCATGCCGTAGGCGCGTCCGGCCAGGATGGGCATGCCGCCCGCAACGCCGCCCCAGACGATGCTCCAGGCCGTACGGCGTTTCAACCACAGTGTGTAGACCACGACGTCGAAGAACCACCCGCCAAAGACGATCAGCCCATAGAGTGGATCCATCAGCGCGGCCATCCCCACGCCCACGACTGAAATGACCAGTCCGAG is a genomic window of Anaerolineales bacterium containing:
- a CDS encoding UbiA family prenyltransferase; this translates as MRYFQRLRTRLRLYWPLTKSLQTSLLLSTGLAGYMSARCPVLHWDTLLFLAVSLFLAIAGSTILNMWYDRDIDAVMNRTHHRPLADGRVAPAEALRLGLVISVVGVGMAALMDPLYGLIVFGGWFFDVVVYTLWLKRRTAWSIVWGGVAGGMPILAGRAYGMGAVDGVGILFALAVLFWIPTHILTFAMRYSGDYRAA